In Patagioenas fasciata isolate bPatFas1 chromosome 18, bPatFas1.hap1, whole genome shotgun sequence, a genomic segment contains:
- the LOC136109650 gene encoding coiled-coil domain-containing protein 42-like isoform X1: protein MAAKDEEDLPAYFLQQYRQNLLPLLRKHRLTEEGSLSPFVRLQEKRKEAKQVQMALEEKREAFKEKMADIARRWRELHAKKDQLKTYMEKSMRRLKEDDQLRVQALKKAVREREEKTQKEMELLRAKKKLEALKKEHQKLSTQVQKHSIFKNYLEDVVKISPQFEDIQDVISRYKLLVRTRKDLQQSQEKDREMMEQAKVLLDQYEAEKAAEILQCQNELEQLQRRFAQAQSDVRFWTARWADIQNRNAKNALMLTTMKMAVHNLFQCVNTQLKAKVHLPEDDSLRQLDTVEPSQTPPCPERGAVMTLSCPKGGESPEKSRFSSLSWTSKASLRR, encoded by the exons ATGGCCGCCAAAGATGAGGAGGACCTGCCGGCCTATTTCCTCCAGCAGTACAGGCAGAACCTCCTGCCCTTGCTCAG GAAACACAGGCTGACAGAGGAGGGCTCCCTGTCTCCATTTGTTCGCctccaggagaagaggaaagaagccaAACAGGTGCAAATGGCCCTGGAGGAGAAGCGAgag gccttcaaggagaagatggctgacatagcccgccggtggagggaactccacgccaagaaggaccagctgaaaacctacatggagaaatctatgaggaggttaaag gaagatgatcagctgcgagtccaggctctgaagaaagccgtgagagaaagagaggagaaaacacaaaaggagatggagcttttgagggctaagaagaaactcgaagccctgaaaaaggaacaccagaagctcagcacccaagtgcagaagcactccatcttcaaaaactacctggaggatgtggtgaagatctccccacag tttgaggacatccaggacgtcatttcccgctacaagctgctggtgaggacgcgcaaggacctgcagcagtcccaggagaaggacagggaaatgatggagcaagccaaggtgctcctggatcagtacgaggcagagaaagcagctgagatcctgcagtgccaaaatgagctggagcagctccaacgacgttttgcgcaggctcaaagtgatgtccgcttctgg ACTGCTCGCTGGGCCGACATCCAGAACAGGAATGCCAAGAATGCCCTGATGCTGACGACGATGAAGATGGCCGtccacaacctcttccagtgcgtgaacacgcagctgaaagccaaagtgCACCTGCCGGAGGATGACAGCCTCAGACAGCTGGACACGGTAGAGCCAAGCcagacccctccctgcccagaaagaggagcagtaatgaccctcagctgcccaaagggaggggaaagcccagagaaatCAAG ATTCAGCAGTCTATCCTGGACCTCAAAGGCATCGTTACGGAGGTGA
- the LOC136109650 gene encoding coiled-coil domain-containing protein 42-like isoform X2: protein MAAKDEEDLPAYFLQQYRQNLLPLLRKHRLTEEGSLSPFVRLQEKRKEAKQVQMALEEKREAFKEKMADIARRWRELHAKKDQLKTYMEKSMRRLKEDDQLRVQALKKAVREREEKTQKEMELLRAKKKLEALKKEHQKLSTQVQKHSIFKNYLEDVVKISPQFEDIQDVISRYKLLVRTRKDLQQSQEKDREMMEQAKVLLDQYEAEKAAEILQCQNELEQLQRRFAQAQSDVRFWTARWADIQNRNAKNALMLTTMKMAVHNLFQCVNTQLKAKVHLPEDDSLRQLDTIQQSILDLKGIVTEVKRKGMESHRRAAKRGH, encoded by the exons ATGGCCGCCAAAGATGAGGAGGACCTGCCGGCCTATTTCCTCCAGCAGTACAGGCAGAACCTCCTGCCCTTGCTCAG GAAACACAGGCTGACAGAGGAGGGCTCCCTGTCTCCATTTGTTCGCctccaggagaagaggaaagaagccaAACAGGTGCAAATGGCCCTGGAGGAGAAGCGAgag gccttcaaggagaagatggctgacatagcccgccggtggagggaactccacgccaagaaggaccagctgaaaacctacatggagaaatctatgaggaggttaaag gaagatgatcagctgcgagtccaggctctgaagaaagccgtgagagaaagagaggagaaaacacaaaaggagatggagcttttgagggctaagaagaaactcgaagccctgaaaaaggaacaccagaagctcagcacccaagtgcagaagcactccatcttcaaaaactacctggaggatgtggtgaagatctccccacag tttgaggacatccaggacgtcatttcccgctacaagctgctggtgaggacgcgcaaggacctgcagcagtcccaggagaaggacagggaaatgatggagcaagccaaggtgctcctggatcagtacgaggcagagaaagcagctgagatcctgcagtgccaaaatgagctggagcagctccaacgacgttttgcgcaggctcaaagtgatgtccgcttctgg ACTGCTCGCTGGGCCGACATCCAGAACAGGAATGCCAAGAATGCCCTGATGCTGACGACGATGAAGATGGCCGtccacaacctcttccagtgcgtgaacacgcagctgaaagccaaagtgCACCTGCCGGAGGATGACAGCCTCAGACAGCTGGACACG ATTCAGCAGTCTATCCTGGACCTCAAAGGCATCGTTACGGAGGTGAAACGGAAGGGCATGGAGAGCCACCGGCGAGCAGCTAAGCGTGGGCATtaa